A window from Streptomyces subrutilus encodes these proteins:
- a CDS encoding PepSY-associated TM helix domain-containing protein yields MSLDALHDARPPGPDPDPATDAPAPAPRGGWAALRPLLLRMHFYAGLLIAPLLFAAAATGLLYAASWQAERIVYSDELTVARVGGDPLALSAQVAAARSAEPRGEVVSVWPAPDAGATTRVIMESPGLPEGRTLTVFVDPYTAEVRGRLATVGDALPLRAWLSEFHSSLQLGAFGRNYSELAASWLWVVALGGLALWIGRRRKRRSQLVLPDRRATGRRRTLSWHGAVGLWAVVGLVALSATGLTWSRYAGENIGRVQDGLGGATPAVAAELTPGAGAAGGDEHAGHVMTDGMEMPPPAPTADVGIDRAVAAARAAGVTESLQVTLPARGKGYVVKEKDAQVPVHLDAVSVDPADGRVMDELRFADYPLLARLTRFGIDLHMGLTFGLANQLALAALAAAVMFLVFWGYRMWWLRRPTKDRTLSAGRAQPRGAWRKLPVTVVLPVVAVTAAVGWFVPMLGISLAVFLVADAALGFAAGRRAKAARAT; encoded by the coding sequence ATGTCCCTCGACGCGCTCCACGACGCCCGCCCGCCGGGCCCCGACCCCGACCCCGCCACCGACGCCCCGGCACCCGCCCCCCGCGGCGGCTGGGCCGCGCTGCGGCCCCTGCTGCTGCGCATGCACTTCTACGCGGGCCTGCTCATCGCCCCGCTGCTCTTCGCGGCCGCCGCCACCGGGCTGCTCTACGCGGCCTCCTGGCAGGCCGAACGGATCGTCTACTCCGACGAGCTGACCGTGGCCCGGGTCGGCGGCGACCCGCTGGCGCTGAGCGCCCAGGTGGCCGCCGCCCGCAGCGCGGAGCCCCGGGGCGAGGTCGTGTCCGTGTGGCCCGCGCCCGACGCCGGGGCCACCACCCGGGTGATCATGGAGAGCCCGGGCCTCCCCGAGGGCCGGACCCTCACCGTCTTCGTCGACCCGTACACGGCCGAGGTGCGCGGCCGGCTCGCGACGGTCGGCGACGCACTGCCGCTGCGGGCCTGGCTGAGCGAGTTCCACTCCAGCCTCCAGCTCGGCGCGTTCGGCCGGAACTACAGCGAGCTCGCCGCGAGCTGGCTGTGGGTGGTCGCCCTCGGCGGCCTCGCGCTGTGGATCGGCCGCCGCCGCAAGCGGAGGTCGCAGCTGGTCCTCCCGGACCGCAGGGCCACCGGCCGGCGCCGCACGCTGTCCTGGCACGGCGCCGTCGGACTCTGGGCCGTCGTCGGCCTCGTCGCCCTCTCCGCCACCGGTCTGACCTGGTCGAGGTACGCGGGCGAGAACATCGGCCGGGTGCAGGACGGCCTCGGCGGAGCCACCCCCGCCGTCGCCGCCGAGCTGACCCCCGGCGCGGGCGCCGCGGGCGGCGACGAGCACGCCGGGCACGTCATGACCGACGGGATGGAGATGCCCCCGCCCGCGCCCACCGCGGACGTCGGCATCGACCGGGCCGTGGCCGCCGCCCGGGCGGCCGGCGTCACCGAGTCCCTCCAGGTGACGCTCCCGGCCCGCGGCAAGGGGTACGTGGTCAAGGAGAAGGACGCGCAGGTGCCGGTGCACCTGGACGCCGTCTCCGTCGACCCCGCCGACGGCCGGGTCATGGACGAACTGCGCTTCGCCGACTACCCGCTGCTCGCCCGACTGACCCGCTTCGGCATCGACCTGCACATGGGCCTGACCTTCGGGCTCGCCAACCAGCTCGCCCTGGCCGCGCTGGCCGCCGCGGTGATGTTCCTCGTCTTCTGGGGCTACCGCATGTGGTGGCTGCGCCGGCCGACGAAGGACCGCACGCTGTCCGCGGGCCGCGCCCAGCCGCGCGGGGCCTGGCGGAAGCTGCCGGTGACCGTGGTGCTGCCCGTGGTCGCCGTGACCGCCGCGGTCGGCTGGTTCGTCCCGATGCTCGGCATCAGCCTGGCCGTCTTCCTCGTGGCCGACGCCGCGCTCGGCTTCGCGGCCGGCCGTCGGGCGAAGGCGGCGCGGGCGACCTAG
- a CDS encoding winged helix-turn-helix domain-containing protein, whose protein sequence is MANTRSLTSAASAATAPPLTFPPSPRHRLRAVDRDEVARVVDLLPPGATWLPAPQHTLPALPGQPPMIGYLVLVPADQQPPAGFAPHGFPTAAPQAPQAPAAAGPGTAATVGDPLVRIDTAQRTAEVDGTVLDLTYLEFELLAHLVKHPHRVHSRDQLVTTVWGYGHVGDGRTVDVHIARLRRKLGASHRGAIQTVRRVGYKYAP, encoded by the coding sequence ATGGCGAACACCCGTTCCCTCACCTCCGCCGCCTCCGCAGCGACCGCCCCTCCCCTGACCTTCCCTCCCAGTCCGCGCCACCGCCTGCGCGCCGTCGACCGCGACGAGGTGGCCCGGGTCGTGGACCTGCTGCCGCCGGGCGCCACCTGGCTGCCCGCGCCCCAGCACACGCTGCCCGCGCTCCCCGGACAGCCCCCGATGATCGGCTACCTGGTGCTGGTCCCCGCCGACCAGCAGCCGCCGGCCGGTTTCGCGCCGCACGGCTTCCCGACCGCCGCCCCGCAGGCGCCGCAGGCCCCGGCCGCGGCCGGTCCGGGCACCGCCGCCACGGTCGGCGACCCCCTCGTACGGATCGACACGGCGCAGCGCACCGCCGAGGTCGACGGGACCGTGCTCGACCTGACCTACCTGGAGTTCGAGCTCCTCGCCCACCTGGTGAAGCACCCGCACCGGGTGCACAGCCGGGACCAGCTGGTCACCACGGTCTGGGGCTACGGCCACGTCGGCGACGGCCGGACCGTGGACGTGCACATCGCCCGGCTGCGCCGCAAGCTGGGCGCCTCCCACCGCGGCGCGATCCAGACCGTGCGCCGGGTGGGCTACAAGTACGCGCCCTGA
- the glnII gene encoding glutamine synthetase: protein MSYKAEYIWIDGTEPTAKLRSKTKILGDGDALPIWGFDGSSTNQAEGHASDRVLDPVFSCPDPIRGGDDVLVLCEVLNIDMTPHASNTRALLRPVAEEFAGQEPIFGIEQEYTFFDGSRPLGFPVNGFPAAQGGYYCGVGSDEIFGRDIVEKHLDHCLAAGLSISGINAEVMPGQWEFQVGPVGPLEVSDQLWIARWLLYRTAEDFNVSATLNPKPVKGDWNGAGAHTNFSTKAMREDYRAIVAACEALGEGSKPLDHVKNYGAGIDERLTGLHETAPWNEFSYGVSDRGASVRIPWQVEKDGKGYIEDRRPNANVDPYVVTRLITDTCCTGLEKDGLV from the coding sequence GTGAGCTACAAGGCTGAGTACATCTGGATCGACGGCACCGAGCCGACGGCGAAGCTTCGCTCCAAGACGAAGATCCTCGGCGACGGCGACGCGCTGCCGATCTGGGGCTTCGACGGATCGAGCACGAACCAGGCCGAGGGCCACGCCTCCGACCGCGTCCTCGACCCGGTGTTCTCCTGCCCGGACCCGATCCGCGGGGGCGACGACGTCCTCGTGCTGTGCGAGGTCCTGAACATCGACATGACCCCGCACGCGTCCAACACCCGCGCGCTGCTGCGCCCGGTCGCGGAGGAGTTCGCCGGCCAGGAGCCGATCTTCGGCATCGAGCAGGAGTACACCTTCTTCGACGGGTCCCGGCCGCTCGGCTTCCCGGTCAACGGCTTCCCGGCCGCCCAGGGCGGCTACTACTGCGGCGTCGGCTCGGACGAGATCTTCGGCCGCGACATCGTCGAGAAGCACCTGGACCACTGCCTCGCGGCGGGGCTGAGCATCTCCGGCATCAACGCCGAGGTCATGCCGGGCCAGTGGGAGTTCCAGGTCGGCCCGGTGGGCCCGCTGGAGGTCTCCGACCAGCTGTGGATCGCGCGCTGGCTGCTCTACCGCACGGCCGAGGACTTCAACGTCTCCGCGACGCTGAACCCGAAGCCGGTGAAGGGCGACTGGAACGGCGCGGGCGCGCACACCAACTTCTCCACGAAGGCGATGCGCGAGGACTACCGCGCGATCGTCGCCGCCTGCGAGGCGCTGGGCGAGGGCAGCAAGCCGCTGGACCACGTGAAGAACTACGGCGCGGGCATCGACGAGCGTCTGACGGGCCTGCACGAGACGGCCCCGTGGAACGAGTTCAGCTACGGCGTCTCGGACCGCGGCGCCTCGGTGCGCATCCCGTGGCAGGTGGAGAAGGACGGCAAGGGCTACATCGAGGACCGCCGCCCGAACGCGAACGTGGACCCGTACGTGGTGACCCGCCTGATCACGGACACCTGCTGCACCGGCCTGGAGAAGGACGGCCTGGTCTGA
- a CDS encoding Gfo/Idh/MocA family protein, translated as MLGTGPWAHHTHAPALAAHAGSDFAGVWGRRPEAAAELARAHGVTVYEDPDALFADCDAVAFALPPDVQAPLAVRAAAAGCHLLLDKPVATTVEDARAVADAARRHQVASVVFLTLRFAEPTCGWVAEQVGRSGWFTAAAHWLGAVFPPDGAPSQYADSPWRRAKGGLWDVGPHALSVLIPILGDVTAVSATRGPSDVVQLALRHASGAASTAVLSLGAPKAAAGVGLQLRGAEGVYELPDWTDVPDAYGRALDALLTAARTGVADARDAEFGARLTQILAEAESQLPTD; from the coding sequence CTGCTGGGAACCGGTCCCTGGGCACACCACACCCACGCCCCCGCGCTCGCCGCGCACGCGGGCTCCGACTTCGCCGGGGTCTGGGGCCGCCGGCCCGAGGCCGCCGCCGAGCTGGCCCGGGCGCACGGCGTGACGGTGTACGAAGACCCCGACGCCCTCTTCGCCGACTGCGACGCCGTGGCCTTCGCCCTGCCGCCCGACGTGCAGGCCCCGCTGGCCGTGCGGGCGGCGGCCGCCGGCTGCCACCTGCTGCTCGACAAACCCGTCGCCACCACCGTCGAGGACGCCCGGGCCGTCGCGGACGCCGCCCGCCGCCACCAGGTCGCCTCCGTCGTCTTCCTGACGCTGCGCTTCGCCGAGCCCACCTGCGGCTGGGTGGCCGAACAGGTCGGCCGTTCGGGCTGGTTCACCGCCGCCGCGCACTGGCTCGGCGCCGTCTTCCCGCCCGACGGCGCCCCCAGCCAGTACGCCGACTCGCCCTGGCGCAGGGCCAAGGGCGGCCTGTGGGACGTCGGTCCGCACGCCCTGTCCGTCCTGATCCCGATCCTCGGCGACGTCACGGCCGTCAGCGCCACCCGCGGCCCCTCCGACGTGGTCCAGCTGGCCCTGCGGCACGCCTCCGGAGCCGCCAGCACGGCCGTGCTCAGCCTGGGCGCGCCGAAGGCCGCCGCCGGCGTGGGCCTCCAGTTGCGCGGCGCCGAGGGCGTGTACGAACTGCCCGACTGGACGGACGTACCGGACGCCTACGGGCGGGCCCTGGACGCACTGCTGACCGCCGCCCGGACCGGGGTCGCCGACGCGCGCGACGCGGAGTTCGGAGCCCGGCTGACGCAGATCCTGGCCGAGGCGGAGTCCCAGCTCCCGACGGACTGA
- a CDS encoding PP2C family protein-serine/threonine phosphatase: MRRGREDREGLHGEPPPQWARLAPAVALVVLVLAQRITPGDVEIGYFLAGLPPVAAFAYGAAGTAFFAAVVLVLLGVPALGIAHARGSDLATVAAVGLLSVVIAWVRRRRDAQLVSVRTVAEAAQLAVLPPLPERVGPVRCHGLYRAAHRGTLVGGDLYDVRAGPYGVRALVGDVQGHGLAAVGTVAALLGAFREGVLDDAELAAVAARLDRRLVADNAQSADADAGPPELFATVVLLEFPPGRDVVRVLSCGHPPALLLRGAAVRELTVEPGPPLGLGLGLAGPLQAVTAELRVRSGDRLLLHTDGVTEARDRAGRFYPLEARLPVLARDRAGLVQAVWRDLAAFTDGGPRDDVALLLLTLDGGGARPAPP, from the coding sequence GTGAGACGCGGACGCGAGGACCGGGAGGGGCTGCACGGGGAACCGCCCCCGCAGTGGGCCCGGCTCGCTCCCGCCGTGGCCCTGGTCGTCCTGGTGCTCGCGCAGCGCATCACCCCCGGAGACGTGGAGATCGGGTACTTCCTGGCGGGCCTGCCCCCGGTGGCGGCCTTCGCGTACGGGGCCGCCGGGACGGCGTTCTTCGCCGCCGTCGTGCTGGTGCTGCTGGGCGTACCCGCGCTCGGCATCGCGCACGCCCGCGGCTCGGACCTGGCCACCGTGGCCGCCGTCGGTCTGCTGAGCGTCGTGATCGCCTGGGTGCGGAGGCGGCGCGACGCCCAGCTGGTCAGCGTGCGGACGGTGGCGGAGGCGGCCCAGCTCGCCGTGCTGCCGCCGCTGCCCGAGCGGGTCGGCCCGGTGCGCTGCCACGGCCTCTACCGCGCGGCGCACCGCGGCACCCTGGTGGGCGGCGACCTGTACGACGTACGGGCCGGGCCCTACGGCGTGCGGGCGCTCGTCGGCGACGTGCAGGGCCACGGCCTGGCGGCGGTCGGGACGGTGGCCGCGCTGCTCGGCGCGTTCCGCGAGGGCGTGCTGGACGACGCGGAGCTGGCGGCGGTGGCGGCCCGGCTGGACCGGCGGCTGGTCGCGGACAACGCGCAGTCGGCGGACGCCGACGCCGGGCCGCCGGAGCTGTTCGCGACGGTGGTGCTGCTGGAGTTCCCGCCGGGGCGGGACGTCGTACGGGTGCTGTCCTGCGGGCATCCGCCGGCCCTGCTGCTGCGCGGGGCCGCGGTGCGCGAGCTGACGGTGGAGCCGGGGCCGCCGCTGGGGTTGGGGCTGGGCCTGGCCGGGCCGCTCCAGGCGGTGACGGCCGAGCTGCGGGTGCGCTCCGGGGACCGGCTGCTGCTGCACACCGACGGGGTGACGGAGGCCCGGGACCGGGCGGGCCGGTTCTACCCGCTGGAGGCGCGGCTGCCGGTGCTGGCGAGGGACCGGGCCGGGCTGGTCCAGGCCGTCTGGCGGGACCTGGCCGCCTTCACGGACGGCGGCCCCCGCGACGACGTGGCCCTGCTGCTGCTGACCCTGGACGGCGGCGGCGCAAGACCGGCGCCGCCCTGA
- a CDS encoding VIT1/CCC1 transporter family protein has protein sequence MTDDEAPGPAPAPGRAPTRAHIEAHGSGDGAASGAISTRLNWLRAGVLGANDGIISTAGLVVGVAGATTSRSAILAAGVAGLLAGALSMAAGEYVSVSSQRDSERAALDLERRELAEEPEAELDELTDLLAARGLGRDVAREAAEQLTRRDALRAHASVELGINPDELANPWHAAFASLVAFTVGALLPLLAIVLPGPSVRVPVTVAAVLAALTLCGVVSARLGGAPAGRAVLRNITGGALAMAVTYAVGTWIGNA, from the coding sequence GTGACGGACGACGAAGCCCCCGGTCCCGCCCCGGCCCCCGGCAGGGCGCCGACGCGGGCGCACATCGAGGCCCACGGCTCCGGGGACGGCGCGGCGAGCGGCGCGATCAGCACCCGGCTCAACTGGCTGCGCGCGGGGGTGCTCGGCGCGAACGACGGGATCATCTCCACGGCCGGCCTGGTGGTCGGTGTCGCCGGAGCCACCACCTCGCGCTCCGCGATCCTGGCGGCGGGCGTGGCCGGACTGCTGGCGGGCGCGCTGTCGATGGCGGCGGGGGAGTACGTCTCCGTCAGCTCCCAGCGGGACTCCGAGCGGGCCGCCCTCGACCTGGAGCGCCGGGAACTGGCCGAGGAACCGGAAGCGGAGCTCGACGAACTCACCGACCTGCTGGCCGCCCGCGGACTGGGCCGGGACGTGGCCCGCGAGGCCGCCGAGCAGCTGACCCGACGGGACGCGCTGCGGGCGCACGCCAGCGTGGAGCTCGGCATCAACCCCGACGAACTGGCCAACCCGTGGCACGCGGCCTTCGCCAGCCTCGTCGCCTTCACGGTGGGGGCGCTGCTGCCGCTCCTCGCGATCGTGCTGCCGGGCCCCTCGGTCCGGGTGCCGGTCACGGTGGCGGCCGTGCTGGCGGCGCTGACGCTGTGCGGGGTGGTCAGCGCCCGGCTCGGCGGAGCCCCGGCCGGCCGGGCCGTCCTGCGCAACATCACGGGCGGCGCGCTGGCCATGGCCGTCACCTACGCGGTCGGCACCTGGATCGGCAACGCCTGA
- a CDS encoding TIGR01777 family oxidoreductase: protein MRIAVTGSTGLIGQALVRSLRADGHEVVRFVRRAPAAADEARWDPARGEVDAAGLAGCGAVVHLAGAGVGDHRWTDAYKREIRDSRVLGTTAIARAAAALDQPPAVLVSGSAIGYYGDTGARSVDEDAPAGQGFLPSVCVEWEAAAAPAREAGIRTAFARTGLVVARDGGAWARLFPIFRAGVGGRLGSGRQFWSYISLRDEVAALRHLLDTPALSGPVNLTAPEPLTNSQVTAAMGRVLRRPAVLPVPAVALRAVLGEFAEDVLGSQRVRPARLLESGFVFRDPGIEQAIRAAL, encoded by the coding sequence ATGCGCATCGCAGTCACCGGTTCCACCGGACTCATCGGCCAGGCCCTCGTACGGTCCCTCCGCGCGGACGGGCACGAAGTGGTCCGCTTCGTGCGCCGGGCCCCCGCCGCCGCCGACGAGGCGCGCTGGGACCCCGCCCGGGGCGAGGTGGACGCCGCCGGCCTGGCGGGCTGCGGGGCCGTCGTGCACCTGGCGGGGGCCGGCGTGGGCGACCACCGGTGGACCGACGCGTACAAGCGCGAGATCCGCGACAGCCGGGTCCTCGGCACCACCGCCATCGCCCGGGCGGCGGCCGCCCTCGACCAGCCGCCCGCCGTCCTGGTCAGCGGTTCGGCCATCGGCTACTACGGGGACACCGGCGCCCGCTCCGTCGACGAGGACGCCCCCGCCGGGCAGGGGTTCCTGCCCTCCGTCTGCGTCGAGTGGGAGGCCGCCGCCGCGCCCGCCCGCGAGGCCGGCATCCGCACCGCGTTCGCCCGCACCGGGCTCGTCGTCGCCCGCGACGGCGGCGCCTGGGCGCGGCTGTTCCCGATCTTCCGGGCCGGTGTCGGCGGCCGCCTCGGCAGCGGCCGCCAGTTCTGGTCGTACATCTCGCTCCGGGACGAGGTCGCCGCGCTGCGCCACCTCCTCGACACGCCGGCCCTGTCCGGCCCGGTCAACCTGACCGCCCCCGAACCGCTCACCAACAGCCAGGTCACCGCGGCCATGGGCCGGGTGCTGCGCCGCCCCGCGGTGCTGCCGGTACCGGCCGTCGCGCTGCGCGCGGTGCTCGGGGAGTTCGCCGAGGACGTCCTCGGCAGCCAGCGGGTGCGGCCCGCCCGCCTGCTGGAGTCCGGCTTCGTCTTCCGCGACCCCGGCATCGAGCAGGCGATCCGGGCCGCGCTCTGA
- a CDS encoding NAD(P)/FAD-dependent oxidoreductase, with translation MLTSSHHAAHHADVVIVGAGVSGLAAAQHLIAAGVTVTVLEAAADAGGRMATASADGFRLDRTGQLLTTASAELSRTPGLEALTLRPFAPGVLVHTDGRQLRAGALTPARALASGSLDQARLSAALGRLAALPEEKLLARPERTARAALRSRGLPPRTAHGVLRPLLSALLRDPELTTSSRVADLALRTFARGRLAVPEGGAAALPDQLAAALPPDTVHTGVRVRSVATNRVTTEEHGTFDCRSVLLATGARAAADLLPGLRVPAFHEVTVLHHATAGPLPWDGSLLLDADPAWPVSHTAVMSAVDPTRAPAGRSLVTTTVLGPPPPVRTVASRLARLYESATRDWELLAVHHTPEAVPAMPPPYDPRRPVRVLAGLYVCGDHRDTNTVQGALRSARRAAHAVLRDFGIPLPAPQEPALPVAA, from the coding sequence GTGCTCACCAGCTCACACCATGCCGCACACCACGCGGACGTCGTCATCGTAGGGGCCGGGGTCTCAGGACTCGCGGCCGCGCAGCACCTGATCGCAGCGGGGGTCACGGTCACCGTCCTGGAAGCCGCCGCCGATGCCGGCGGCCGGATGGCCACCGCCTCGGCCGACGGGTTCCGGCTGGACCGGACCGGCCAACTGCTCACCACCGCCTCCGCCGAACTGTCCCGCACGCCCGGCCTGGAGGCCCTGACCCTGCGCCCCTTCGCGCCCGGGGTCCTCGTCCACACCGACGGCCGGCAGCTGCGGGCCGGGGCCCTCACCCCCGCCCGCGCCCTCGCCAGCGGCTCCCTCGACCAGGCACGGCTCAGCGCGGCCCTCGGCCGGCTCGCGGCCCTGCCCGAGGAGAAGCTGCTCGCCCGCCCCGAACGCACCGCCCGCGCCGCCCTGCGCTCCCGCGGCCTGCCGCCGCGCACCGCCCACGGCGTCCTGCGGCCGCTGCTCTCGGCTCTGCTGCGCGACCCGGAGCTCACCACCTCCAGCCGCGTCGCCGACCTGGCCCTGCGCACCTTCGCCCGCGGCCGGCTCGCCGTGCCCGAGGGCGGCGCGGCGGCCCTGCCGGACCAACTGGCCGCCGCCCTGCCGCCGGACACCGTGCACACCGGCGTCCGCGTCCGCTCGGTCGCCACCAACCGCGTCACCACCGAGGAGCACGGCACCTTCGACTGCCGCTCGGTCCTGCTGGCCACCGGAGCGCGCGCCGCCGCCGACCTCCTGCCCGGCCTGCGGGTGCCCGCCTTCCACGAGGTCACCGTCCTGCACCACGCCACCGCCGGACCGCTGCCCTGGGACGGCTCGCTGCTCCTGGACGCCGACCCGGCCTGGCCCGTCTCCCACACCGCCGTGATGAGCGCGGTCGACCCGACGCGGGCCCCGGCCGGCCGGAGCCTCGTCACGACCACCGTGCTCGGGCCGCCGCCCCCCGTCCGCACCGTCGCCTCCCGGCTGGCCCGGCTCTACGAGAGCGCCACCCGGGACTGGGAGCTGCTCGCCGTCCACCACACCCCGGAGGCCGTGCCCGCCATGCCCCCGCCGTACGACCCGCGGCGCCCGGTCCGGGTCCTCGCCGGGCTGTACGTGTGCGGCGACCACCGCGACACCAACACCGTGCAGGGCGCCCTCCGCTCGGCCCGCCGCGCCGCCCACGCCGTCCTGCGCGACTTCGGCATCCCGCTCCCGGCACCCCAGGAGCCCGCCCTGCCCGTCGCGGCCTGA
- a CDS encoding regulator gives MTERPAQRVPNRQLAALIEEAGFSNAGLARRVDQLGLEHGLDLRYDKTSVTRWLRGQQPRGTTPALIAEVFTRRLGRRLSAQDLGLDACAPVYAGLEFAATPEEAVDIASGLWRKDSGSHAELRKIAFTPAGLVVPSRDWLIGRADERVGRGGDPGAVRVPVQGRASVPRQRQVDRGPGQRVTGGDIAALRSVSELFRTLDRTYGGGHARQALVRYLEHEAEPMLRGTYGETTGRRLFSAAADLTRLAGWTSYDIAAHGLAQRYFVQALRLAQAAADRPYGSYVLVTMSRQAVYLGHGREAVQLARVAQQGVGSGPPPVVQALMHSAEARGHAVLGEVRAATASLVRAERALGAARPGDEVPHWARFYDEAQLADEFGHCHRDLQQYRASAQHAERSLQLRAPGYARSRLFCRVVLATARLGLGELDQACALGAEAAQQASEMRSVRAVEYVRDFERRLEPYRDASAVRTYRDRVAALPS, from the coding sequence ATGACGGAACGACCTGCCCAGCGCGTCCCCAACCGGCAGCTCGCGGCGCTGATCGAGGAAGCCGGGTTCTCCAACGCCGGTCTCGCCCGCCGCGTCGACCAGCTCGGTCTGGAGCACGGTCTCGACCTGCGGTACGACAAGACCTCCGTGACCCGGTGGCTGCGCGGCCAGCAGCCCCGCGGCACCACCCCCGCGCTGATCGCCGAGGTCTTCACCCGGCGGCTCGGGCGGCGGCTGTCCGCGCAGGACCTCGGGCTGGACGCCTGTGCGCCCGTGTACGCGGGGCTGGAGTTCGCGGCCACGCCGGAGGAGGCGGTGGACATCGCCAGCGGGCTGTGGCGCAAGGATTCCGGTTCGCACGCCGAGCTCCGCAAGATCGCCTTCACCCCGGCCGGGCTGGTCGTGCCCAGCCGGGACTGGCTGATCGGGCGGGCCGACGAGCGGGTGGGCCGGGGCGGGGACCCGGGCGCGGTGCGGGTGCCGGTCCAGGGCCGGGCCTCGGTGCCCCGGCAGCGGCAGGTCGACCGCGGGCCCGGGCAGCGGGTGACCGGCGGGGACATCGCGGCGCTGCGGTCGGTGAGCGAGCTCTTCCGCACCCTGGACCGGACCTACGGCGGCGGCCACGCCCGGCAGGCCCTGGTGCGCTACCTGGAGCACGAGGCCGAGCCGATGCTCCGCGGCACCTACGGGGAGACCACCGGGCGGCGGCTGTTCTCGGCCGCGGCCGACCTGACCCGGCTCGCGGGCTGGACCTCGTACGACATCGCCGCGCACGGCCTGGCCCAGCGGTACTTCGTGCAGGCGCTGCGGCTGGCGCAGGCGGCCGCGGACCGGCCGTACGGCAGCTACGTGCTGGTCACGATGAGCCGGCAGGCCGTCTACCTGGGCCACGGCCGGGAGGCGGTGCAGTTGGCCCGGGTGGCGCAGCAGGGTGTCGGTTCGGGGCCGCCGCCGGTGGTGCAGGCGCTGATGCACTCGGCGGAGGCGCGGGGCCACGCGGTGCTCGGCGAGGTCCGGGCGGCGACGGCCTCGCTGGTGCGGGCGGAGCGGGCGCTGGGTGCGGCGCGGCCGGGGGACGAGGTGCCGCACTGGGCGCGGTTCTACGACGAGGCCCAGCTGGCGGACGAGTTCGGCCACTGCCACCGGGACCTCCAGCAGTACCGGGCCTCGGCCCAGCACGCGGAGCGCTCGCTGCAGTTGCGGGCGCCGGGGTACGCGCGGTCGCGGCTGTTCTGCCGGGTGGTGCTGGCGACGGCGCGGCTGGGTCTGGGCGAGCTGGACCAGGCGTGCGCGCTGGGGGCGGAGGCGGCGCAGCAGGCGAGCGAGATGCGGTCGGTGCGCGCGGTGGAGTACGTACGGGACTTCGAGCGGCGGCTGGAGCCGTACCGGGACGCCTCGGCGGTGCGGACCTACCGGGACCGGGTGGCGGCGCTGCCGTCCTGA
- the lipB gene encoding lipoyl(octanoyl) transferase LipB, whose protein sequence is MAELGFVHLGFGPESVEYTEAWEEQRRVHAARFADEVGDTCLLLEHLPVYTAGRRTDPSERPLDGTPVVDVDRGGKITWHGPGQLVGYPIMKLPRPVDVVAHVRRLEDALIRTAADFGLETTRVEGRSGVWVLGDPVEQRPAIGGLSLDLDPRMHDDEFDARLNGPEYAPSNAGQRREDRKLAAIGIRVAKGVTMHGFAINVNPDNTWFDRIVPCGIRDAGVTSLSYELGREITIAEVLPVVERHLKDVLEQAELRPREVEPAAG, encoded by the coding sequence GTGGCTGAGCTTGGGTTTGTCCATCTGGGCTTCGGACCCGAATCCGTCGAGTACACCGAGGCCTGGGAAGAGCAGCGCCGGGTGCACGCCGCCCGCTTCGCGGACGAGGTCGGGGACACCTGCCTGCTGCTGGAGCACCTGCCGGTCTACACCGCCGGCCGGCGCACCGACCCCAGCGAGCGCCCGCTCGACGGCACCCCGGTCGTGGACGTGGACCGCGGCGGGAAGATCACCTGGCACGGTCCGGGCCAGCTGGTCGGATACCCGATCATGAAGCTGCCCCGCCCGGTGGACGTGGTGGCCCACGTCCGCCGCCTGGAGGACGCGCTGATCCGCACCGCCGCCGACTTCGGCCTGGAGACCACCCGCGTCGAGGGCCGCAGCGGCGTCTGGGTGCTCGGCGACCCGGTCGAGCAGCGCCCGGCGATCGGCGGCCTCTCGCTCGACCTGGACCCGCGGATGCACGACGACGAGTTCGACGCCCGCCTCAACGGCCCCGAGTACGCCCCGTCCAACGCGGGCCAGCGCCGCGAGGACCGCAAGCTCGCCGCCATCGGCATCCGCGTGGCCAAGGGGGTCACCATGCACGGCTTCGCGATCAACGTGAACCCCGACAACACCTGGTTCGACCGGATCGTGCCCTGCGGCATCCGGGACGCGGGTGTGACCTCGCTCTCGTACGAACTGGGCCGCGAGATCACCATCGCCGAGGTGCTGCCCGTCGTGGAGCGGCATCTGAAGGACGTCCTGGAGCAGGCGGAGCTCCGGCCCCGGGAGGTCGAGCCCGCCGCGGGCTGA